One segment of Nyctibius grandis isolate bNycGra1 chromosome 11, bNycGra1.pri, whole genome shotgun sequence DNA contains the following:
- the CIAO2A gene encoding cytosolic iron-sulfur assembly component 2A: protein MSLVLGLLSHTLSRVLWYSGLRRGCHAPRSQAMEQDKALEVYDIIRTIRDPEKPNTLEELEVVTESCVEVHEIGEDEYLVIIRFTPTVPHCSLATLIGLCLRIKLQRCLPFRHKLEIYISEGTHSTEEDINKQINDKERVAAAMENPNLREIVEQCVMEPD from the exons ATGTCGCTGGTGTTGGGGCTGCTGTCGCACACGCTGAGCAGGGTGCTGTGGTACTCCGGGCTGCGTAGGGGCTGCCATGCCCCCCGGAGCCAGGCCATGGAGCAGGACAAGGCGCTCGAGGTTTACG ATATAATCCGCACTATCCGGGACCCGGAGAAACCTAATACTTTAGAAGAACTGGAAGTGGTGACGGAAAGCTGTGTTGAAGTGCATGAGATAGGTGAAGATGAGTATCTGGTTATCATCAGGTTTACACCAACAGTACCTCATTGCTCTTTGGCTACTCTCATTG gCCTTTGTTTAAGAATAAAACTTCAGAGATGTTTGCCTTTTAGACATAAG CTGGAAATCTACATATCTGAAGGTACACATTCCACTGAAGAAGACA TCAACAAGCAAATCAATGACAAAGAGAGAGTGGCAGCTGCGATGGAGAATCCAAACCTGCGTGAAATTGTAGAGCAGTGTGTTATGGAGCCTGACTAG